The following nucleotide sequence is from Pseudonocardia abyssalis.
TCGTGGCGATCCTGTCGACGGTCGCCGCGCTGGTCGCGGTGGCCTGGACCGTGGCGGTGCTGCTGGCCCCGCCCGCGTCGACCCCCACCGCCCAGCCCGGACGGGCTGCCATGACCGCTCCCCAGCAGGCCGACCCGTCCCCGGCGCCCGCGTCGTCGCCGGGGACGGGTCCGTCGTCCACCGCGGGGGAGGGATCGACGCCGACCCCGGCCGGCTCGAGCACGGCGGAGTCGGCCACCTCCGAACCGCCGGCCACGACGTCGGAGATCGTGCTCCCCGACGACACGCCGCGCGCGGCCGTCCCGGTGCCGCCGTCGGTGCCCGTCCCACCGTCGGGCCCGGTGCCGTGCACGAACGACATGATCTCGGTCGGCGCGGAGATCGATCAGCCCGAGCACCGCGTCGGGGAACGCCCGACGCTGCGCCTGGTCGTGGTCAACATCAGCGAGCAGCCCTGCGTCCGCGACCTCGACGGCGCCCGCCAGGAGATCGTCGTGTGGAGCGGTGACGGGGTGGACCGGCTGTGGTCGAGCAACGACTGCGTCAACCCGACGACGGTCGACCTGCGCACGCTGGTGCCCGGCCAGCCGGTCGTGTTCGCGGTGCGCTGGGCGGGTCGCACGTCGACACCGGGGTGCGCGGAGACGCGCACCGAGGTGCCGGCCGGGGCGTACCGCGTGCTCACCCGCGTCGACGACGTGATCAGCCAGCCCGCGCCGTTCCTGCGCAACCCCTGAGCGGTCTCAGTGCACCCGCGCCGTCGGGGTGAGCCACACGGTTCCGGTGCCCGTGAACCGGAAGACCAGACCCTCGCCCGACCGCGCGGCGTTCCGCAGGCCGGAGACCAGCGGGCGGAGCTCCACCGTGAGCGTGGCGCTGTACATCAGCATCACGTCGCCGTCGACGATCAGCTCGTCCGTGCCGTCCATCTCGATCGCCTCGATCTCCTCGACCGGCACCGGCGACTCGACGATGAACACGCCACGGCCGGTGAGCTTCGGCTGCACGAGTCCGTTGCCGGAGAGCACGCCGCTCACCGAGCGGTGGGTGTGGTGGCCGAGTTCGACGGTGCCCTCGCAGGCGTAGAACGCCCCGTCGTCGAGGATGAGGGAGTCCTCGGGGCCGTCCATCGAGGCGAGGACGAAGTGTCCGCGCGTCGGCTCGGTCCACACCTCGCCGTGCCCGGAGTAGCGGGTGGCGAAGGCCGCGTCACCGGTGCCTGCGGAGACGACCTGCCTGCGCAGCAGCCCGCCCGCCCCCTGCGCCTTCTGCACGTCGATCTTCAGCCGGCCCTTGGCGTACTGCAGCGCCCCCGGCTCCAGCAGCGCGCCGCCACCGTCGAGGACGATCCTGACCTGCCGCGTCGCGTACGCCGAGGAGACGTAGCCGGTGGTGGAACTGGTGTGTCCGCCGTCCTTGCGCAGCGCGAGCTCGTAGAGCTCGATGGCCATGCCCTCGCCCCTGGCCTGGTCCACCAGGTGCCGGAAGTCGGCCACGGTCCCACCCCCTTGTCGATGCGCGGCCAGGATGCCAGAGCGCCGGGCCGGGGGATCAGCGCAGCGTGCGCACGACCGACTCGATGTCGTGCACCTCGGTGATCCGCATCCCCTTCGGGGTGGTCCCCGGGTCGGGCGGCACGAGCGCGTGCGTGAAGCCCAGCCGCGCGGCCTCGGCGAGGCGCCGGTCGAGCCCGGTGACCCGCCGCACCTCGCCCGCCAGCCCCAGCTCCCCGAGTACGACGAGGTCCGACGGCAGTGCGACGTCGGTGCGGGCCGACGCGATCGCCAGTGCCATCGCGAGGTCGGCCGCCGGCTCGACGACCCGCATCCCGCCGACGGTGGCCGCGTAGACCTCCGCGTCGTGCAGCTTCACCCCCGCGCGCTTCTGCAGCACGGCGAGCAGCATCGCGACGCGGGAGTTGTCGAGCCCGCTGACGGCCCGCCGCGGGCTCGGGATGTCCTTCCCGGTGACGAGTGCCTGCAGCTCCGCGGGCAGCGGCCGCCGTCCGTCCATGACGATCGTGACGGCCGTACCCGGCACCGGGGGACCGCCGAAGCGCGCCAGGAACAACCCCGACGGGTCGGGCAGCCCGACGATCCCGGAGTCGCGCAGCTCGAAGCAGCCGACCTCGTCGGCGGGGCCGAAGCGGTTCTTCACCCCGCGCACCATGCGCAGCGTCGAGTGTTTGTCTCCCTCGAAGGACAGCACGACGTCGACGAGGTGCTCCAGCACGCGCGGCCCGGCGATGTTGCCGTCCTTGGTGACATGTCCCACGAGCAGGACCGGTAGCCCGCGGTCCTTCGCGAGCCCGGTGAGCGCCACGGTGACCGCGCGCGTCTGCGTGACGCCACCGGGCGAGCCGTCGACGTCGGCGGTGGACATGGTCTGGATCGAGTCGACGATGAGCAGGTCGGGGCGCAGGTCGTCGATGTGGGCGACGATCGCGCCCAGGTCGGACTCGGCGGCCAGGTACAGCTCGTCGCGCACGGCCCCGGTGCGCTCGGCGCGCAGCCGGACCTGCCCCGCGGACTCCTCGCCCGTGACGTACAACACGCGGCCGGTCGCCTTGGCCGCCACCTCGAGCAGCAGCGTCGACTTCCCGACGCCCGGCTCCCCGGCCAGCAGCACCACCGCTCCGGGGACGATGCCGCCGCCGAGCACGCGGTCCAGCTCGGACACCCCGGTGGTCCGGGCCCGTGCGACGTCGAGGTCGACGTCGCCGATCCGGCGGGCGGGCGAGCTCGGGGCGCCCGCGGCGACGACCCGGGAACGCGCCGGAGTGGCCGCCGCGGCGGTGATCTCCAGCGTGCCCCAGGCCTGACAGGACGGGCAGCGCCCGACCCACTGCGCGGCCTGGTGCCCGCAGTCCGAGCAGCGGTAGGCGCTGCGGGGGGCGCGGGTGCGACCGGTCATGCCGTCACTCGGCGGGCTCGTCCTCGCGCGGCTCCTCGGTGCTGCCGACGGGGGCCTGGAAGCGGACCTCGCCGGCGCGCTCGAACACCAGCACGACGTCGTAGGACACGCCGGCGCGGATGTCGTCGAGCAGCCCGGTGAGGACGATCTGCGTGCCCTCGGCGGCGGCCGGCTCGGAGGCGGGCGCCGAGCTCGGAGCGGCGGACGGGGTCGGCCGCGTGCCGGAGGTGGGGATCCCGGTCGTCGGCGTCAGCACCTCGGGGGCCGCGCCCTCGACCACGATCGACCGGCCGGCGGGGACCTCCGACGTGCCGGTGATCTCCACCGAGCTCGCCCACGGGCTGCTGGCGGAGACGAGGCGGTCGGACTCGGTGCCCTCGTTGACGATCGTCATGCTCAGCGGGGCGTCGCTGCCGCGGGCGTGCACGGCACCGCCCTCGACCGGCTGCTCGGCGAAGACGATGACGGCGTCGCGGACGGCGATCGGCCCCACCGTCGTGTTGTTCCCTGCCACCGCCGCCTGCTGCTGGGCGGTGCCGGCGACCTGGCCCGCGCCGCAGCCCGTGAGGGCCAGCGCTCCGATCAGCACGCCTGCGAGCAGGCCGGACCTCGATGACGGGGTGGCGGGGCGGGTGCGCGCAGTGCGGCTCACGGTTGCTTCG
It contains:
- a CDS encoding AIM24 family protein, with product MADFRHLVDQARGEGMAIELYELALRKDGGHTSSTTGYVSSAYATRQVRIVLDGGGALLEPGALQYAKGRLKIDVQKAQGAGGLLRRQVVSAGTGDAAFATRYSGHGEVWTEPTRGHFVLASMDGPEDSLILDDGAFYACEGTVELGHHTHRSVSGVLSGNGLVQPKLTGRGVFIVESPVPVEEIEAIEMDGTDELIVDGDVMLMYSATLTVELRPLVSGLRNAARSGEGLVFRFTGTGTVWLTPTARVH
- the radA gene encoding DNA repair protein RadA, coding for MTGRTRAPRSAYRCSDCGHQAAQWVGRCPSCQAWGTLEITAAAATPARSRVVAAGAPSSPARRIGDVDLDVARARTTGVSELDRVLGGGIVPGAVVLLAGEPGVGKSTLLLEVAAKATGRVLYVTGEESAGQVRLRAERTGAVRDELYLAAESDLGAIVAHIDDLRPDLLIVDSIQTMSTADVDGSPGGVTQTRAVTVALTGLAKDRGLPVLLVGHVTKDGNIAGPRVLEHLVDVVLSFEGDKHSTLRMVRGVKNRFGPADEVGCFELRDSGIVGLPDPSGLFLARFGGPPVPGTAVTIVMDGRRPLPAELQALVTGKDIPSPRRAVSGLDNSRVAMLLAVLQKRAGVKLHDAEVYAATVGGMRVVEPAADLAMALAIASARTDVALPSDLVVLGELGLAGEVRRVTGLDRRLAEAARLGFTHALVPPDPGTTPKGMRITEVHDIESVVRTLR
- a CDS encoding copper chaperone PCu(A)C → MSRTARTRPATPSSRSGLLAGVLIGALALTGCGAGQVAGTAQQQAAVAGNNTTVGPIAVRDAVIVFAEQPVEGGAVHARGSDAPLSMTIVNEGTESDRLVSASSPWASSVEITGTSEVPAGRSIVVEGAAPEVLTPTTGIPTSGTRPTPSAAPSSAPASEPAAAEGTQIVLTGLLDDIRAGVSYDVVLVFERAGEVRFQAPVGSTEEPREDEPAE